From a region of the uncultured Draconibacterium sp. genome:
- a CDS encoding cytochrome b N-terminal domain-containing protein, producing MAKKNDKTTFGTVAVAMFWLVILSGILLAVPFNVESPYLSVSTMIVTNPWAALIRNYHYWSSQFFLIFSLIHLYDHFHYKEEIGLKKGMAFRLSIGVLIIFLAMITGFLLKGDSDSEQARQILQTLAERVPLIGESLAFSLLGHPESYQLIYVHHIATFTVFIAVIMIEHSRRKYWPPVLDFVVSGIGVLAFSYLFSAPLHDNLNPAVKGPWYFVGFQEILHWLSHPAWSLLIFLILLVLLYLVNSAQGKTMFLSKRSLLVFTAFYLVLTIIGLFFRGERWQWKNPWQENYRYEVLNNFKSPIVKLTPEFALETAIASPIIQGRKESCLACHSEMHGFTDSHSPEAIGCVSCHGGNPFATGKNQSHDNMILIPGNLATAPQSCGTTQCHPQIVERVPTGLMATLSGMISVDRFVFNEQDNPDELANVHHLGNSAADEHLRNLCVRCHLGNPKTEYGPVDESSRGGGCLACHLNYSTEAEAALAMVKDTIVNAHPSVSLAISNNHCFGCHSRSGRISTSYEGWHETTLEARQMPNNDNNYRLVEGERVFVKKQQDVHHELGMECIDCHHSYEVMGDGTLYAHQEDQSDVQCIDCHFDGDAKTIKAENLDNESAIIAALRLGNISGKEFLVTGKRNHALVNTFVENDTAFLQIKNSNIKMALTRPAEVCTRSNAHSDLACSSCHSSWVPTCIGCHNEYDANEPSYNMVAQKEQTGGWVEFFGEYEAKLPSLGVRNEGDKSEVIPVAPGMILTIDKSTYTDDEDNSIIFHRLYAPVAPHTTTKEGRDCKSCHNSSLALGYGEGKLEYKIMEGKGKWTFSPLYQRDVNDGLPADAWIEFLQTRTEKVATRSNVSPLSVDQQRAILTVGACLTCHDDDSEIMQATLNDFEGQLQKRSSECILPEWK from the coding sequence ATGGCAAAGAAGAATGATAAAACGACGTTTGGAACAGTAGCAGTGGCTATGTTCTGGCTGGTTATTTTATCCGGCATTTTGCTAGCCGTTCCTTTTAATGTTGAGTCGCCTTACCTGAGTGTAAGCACGATGATCGTCACCAACCCGTGGGCAGCACTCATCCGCAACTATCATTACTGGAGCTCGCAGTTCTTTTTAATTTTCAGTCTTATTCACCTTTATGATCATTTTCATTACAAAGAAGAAATTGGCCTTAAAAAAGGAATGGCATTCAGGCTAAGCATTGGTGTTTTAATCATATTCCTGGCAATGATTACCGGATTTCTGCTGAAAGGCGATTCCGACAGCGAGCAGGCCCGACAAATATTACAGACACTGGCAGAGCGTGTTCCGTTAATTGGCGAATCGCTGGCTTTTTCATTGCTCGGCCATCCTGAAAGTTACCAGTTAATTTATGTGCACCATATTGCCACATTTACGGTTTTTATTGCCGTAATAATGATTGAGCATAGCCGAAGAAAATATTGGCCGCCTGTTCTTGATTTTGTTGTTTCGGGCATTGGCGTTTTAGCATTTAGCTACCTTTTTAGCGCACCATTGCACGACAATTTGAATCCTGCGGTAAAAGGCCCGTGGTACTTCGTAGGCTTCCAGGAAATATTGCACTGGTTGAGCCACCCAGCATGGTCGTTGCTGATTTTTCTGATTCTACTTGTCTTGCTTTACCTCGTTAATTCGGCGCAGGGAAAAACCATGTTTCTCAGTAAAAGAAGCTTATTGGTTTTCACAGCTTTCTACCTGGTTTTAACGATAATCGGTTTGTTTTTCAGGGGAGAGCGTTGGCAATGGAAAAATCCGTGGCAGGAAAATTACCGTTACGAAGTACTGAATAATTTTAAATCACCAATTGTAAAACTAACTCCTGAATTTGCGTTGGAAACAGCAATCGCCTCTCCTATTATTCAGGGACGAAAAGAAAGCTGCCTGGCCTGCCATTCTGAAATGCATGGTTTTACTGATTCACATTCGCCGGAAGCCATTGGCTGTGTTTCCTGTCATGGTGGAAATCCGTTTGCAACCGGTAAAAATCAGTCGCATGACAATATGATCCTTATTCCGGGAAACCTGGCAACCGCCCCACAATCGTGCGGAACTACACAGTGCCACCCGCAAATTGTTGAGCGTGTACCCACCGGTTTAATGGCCACTCTGAGCGGAATGATCAGTGTTGATCGTTTTGTTTTTAATGAACAGGATAATCCGGATGAATTGGCCAATGTGCACCATCTTGGCAATTCGGCTGCCGACGAGCATCTGCGTAATTTATGTGTTCGCTGCCATCTTGGAAATCCGAAAACAGAATATGGCCCTGTTGATGAAAGCAGCCGTGGCGGAGGTTGCCTGGCCTGTCATCTGAATTACAGCACTGAAGCAGAAGCAGCGCTTGCCATGGTTAAAGACACCATCGTAAATGCACACCCGTCGGTGAGTCTGGCCATTAGTAACAATCATTGCTTTGGGTGCCACAGCCGCTCCGGAAGGATTTCGACCAGCTACGAAGGTTGGCATGAAACAACACTTGAAGCGCGACAAATGCCCAATAACGACAATAATTATCGACTGGTTGAGGGTGAACGTGTATTTGTAAAAAAGCAGCAAGACGTGCACCATGAACTGGGAATGGAGTGTATCGATTGTCACCACTCCTACGAAGTGATGGGCGACGGAACACTTTATGCCCACCAGGAAGATCAGTCTGATGTGCAGTGTATTGATTGTCATTTTGATGGTGACGCTAAAACGATAAAAGCTGAAAACCTTGACAATGAATCGGCAATTATCGCAGCTTTACGACTTGGCAATATTTCAGGGAAAGAATTTTTGGTAACCGGCAAACGCAACCATGCATTGGTAAATACTTTTGTTGAAAACGACACGGCCTTTTTACAAATCAAAAACAGCAACATAAAAATGGCCTTAACCCGCCCGGCGGAAGTATGTACAAGAAGTAATGCTCACTCCGATCTGGCCTGCTCAAGCTGTCATTCGTCGTGGGTGCCAACTTGTATTGGCTGCCACAACGAATACGACGCGAACGAGCCATCGTACAATATGGTGGCCCAAAAAGAGCAAACCGGTGGCTGGGTCGAATTTTTTGGTGAATATGAAGCCAAACTTCCTTCGCTGGGCGTAAGAAATGAGGGCGATAAATCCGAAGTTATTCCTGTTGCACCGGGAATGATTTTAACCATCGACAAAAGCACGTACACCGACGACGAAGATAATTCCATAATTTTTCATCGTTTGTATGCGCCGGTTGCACCACATACCACCACAAAAGAAGGCCGCGATTGCAAAAGCTGCCACAATAGCTCGCTGGCACTGGGGTACGGAGAAGGGAAGCTGGAATACAAAATTATGGAAGGCAAAGGCAAATGGACTTTTTCTCCACTTTACCAGCGTGATGTTAACGACGGCTTACCTGCCGACGCGTGGATAGAATTTCTGCAAACAAGAACCGAAAAAGTGGCTACGCGCTCCAATGTATCTCCGCTAAGTGTTGATCAACAACGAGCTATTTTAACCGTTGGTGCCTGCCTCACCTGCCACGATGACGACTCGGAAATTATGCAAGCCACGCTTAACGATTTTGAGGGCCAGCTACAAAAACGAAGCTCGGAGTGTATACTTCCTGAATGGAAATAA
- a CDS encoding Crp/Fnr family transcriptional regulator, whose translation MGKNTCNCEECQLRGIFFSNVKDDALLNICDLKRERRFSKGESIIQEGDPITEFLYMKKGLVKLSKKSFDGKDQIISFTKPFDFVSLLSVFSSSQYKYSVTAIEETTVCSMQLEIVKKMAHENALFTMDLMSNISLMTDKIIHDSLEIKRKHLKGRIAHVLLYFSDYIYKKDEFELPISRREIAEYIGMTTENVIRTLSEFRKDEIIKIFGKAILIADKKRLKNISEFG comes from the coding sequence ATGGGGAAGAATACTTGTAATTGCGAAGAATGTCAGCTGAGAGGGATCTTTTTTTCGAATGTAAAAGATGATGCTCTTTTGAATATTTGCGACCTGAAAAGGGAACGGCGTTTTTCAAAAGGAGAATCTATCATTCAGGAAGGCGACCCGATAACAGAATTTCTTTACATGAAAAAAGGGTTGGTGAAACTTTCGAAAAAATCGTTCGACGGCAAAGACCAGATCATCAGTTTCACGAAGCCATTCGATTTTGTCAGCCTGCTATCGGTATTCTCATCCAGCCAGTATAAATATTCGGTTACAGCAATTGAAGAGACAACTGTGTGCAGCATGCAGTTGGAAATTGTAAAAAAAATGGCGCATGAAAATGCTTTATTCACAATGGATTTGATGTCGAATATTAGTTTGATGACCGATAAAATTATCCACGACAGCCTGGAGATAAAACGCAAACACCTGAAAGGACGCATTGCGCATGTGTTGCTTTATTTTTCCGACTACATATATAAAAAGGATGAGTTTGAACTTCCCATTTCACGACGGGAAATTGCCGAATATATTGGAATGACCACTGAAAATGTGATCCGCACCTTATCTGAATTCCGGAAAGATGAAATCATTAAAATATTTGGGAAGGCCATACTTATAGCAGACAAAAAACGACTGAAGAACATTTCAGAGTTTGGATGA
- a CDS encoding 4Fe-4S dicluster domain-containing protein has protein sequence MRYAMAIDTKKCVGCGDCVVACQTENNVPHGYCRDWIVERVDGTYPSLSLEFRSERCNHCDNSPCVRCCPTGASHIEEGGIVTVTHHKCIGCGACIQSCPYDARYSHPDGYVDKCTFCLHRVQKGQKTACVDVCPTKCLHFGDLDDPNSDVSLAIKDRTWKVLAPEAGTKPQLYFLT, from the coding sequence ATGAGATATGCAATGGCGATCGACACAAAAAAATGTGTTGGGTGTGGCGACTGTGTAGTGGCCTGTCAAACAGAAAATAATGTACCGCATGGATACTGTCGCGACTGGATTGTTGAACGCGTTGACGGAACATACCCGAGTTTAAGTCTTGAATTTCGTTCGGAGCGTTGTAATCACTGCGATAATTCTCCGTGTGTGCGGTGTTGTCCAACCGGGGCAAGTCATATCGAAGAAGGTGGAATTGTTACCGTAACGCACCATAAATGTATTGGTTGTGGCGCCTGTATTCAGTCGTGCCCTTACGATGCACGTTACTCGCATCCCGATGGCTATGTTGATAAATGTACCTTCTGTTTGCACCGCGTTCAGAAAGGACAAAAAACGGCTTGTGTTGATGTGTGTCCTACCAAGTGTTTGCATTTTGGCGATTTGGACGATCCGAACAGCGATGTTTCGCTGGCCATCAAAGACCGAACCTGGAAAGTACTGGCACCCGAAGCCGGAACAAAACCACAATTGTATTTTCTAACCTAA
- a CDS encoding YeeE/YedE thiosulfate transporter family protein: MSSNKTNIEKPKYINPYLGGVLLGLLIIVTVFITGRGLGASGAIKSAVVTTSNTVAPKATEANHYMGKFLSDDHSPMYNWLVFESLGVLIGGLLSGIIFGRVKKWRTDHGPKITSKKRLILAVIGGALFGLGSQFGRGCTSGAALSGTATFALGGVIVMFAIFGTGYAVAYFFRKFWI, from the coding sequence ATGAGTTCAAATAAAACAAATATAGAAAAGCCAAAATACATAAATCCATACCTGGGAGGCGTATTGCTTGGCTTATTAATAATTGTAACTGTTTTTATTACAGGCCGTGGTTTAGGTGCCAGCGGTGCCATTAAAAGTGCGGTTGTAACCACTTCAAATACTGTTGCACCCAAAGCTACTGAAGCGAACCACTATATGGGGAAGTTTCTTAGCGATGATCATTCGCCCATGTACAACTGGTTGGTTTTCGAATCCTTAGGTGTTTTAATTGGCGGTCTTTTGTCGGGTATTATTTTTGGGCGTGTTAAGAAATGGAGAACAGATCATGGTCCGAAAATCACAAGTAAAAAGCGACTTATTCTAGCTGTTATTGGTGGAGCATTGTTCGGATTGGGTAGTCAGTTTGGCCGCGGATGCACCAGTGGTGCAGCATTAAGTGGTACTGCCACTTTTGCCTTAGGTGGTGTAATTGTAATGTTTGCCATTTTTGGTACGGGGTACGCAGTGGCTTACTTTTTTAGAAAATTTTGGATATAG
- the nrfD gene encoding NrfD/PsrC family molybdoenzyme membrane anchor subunit, with amino-acid sequence MKEELFVSGRNIPNIDPYLNIWHWQIPLYLFLGGLAAGILFFAGFYVVRGKADKMRTTVKVAPLIAPLALVIGLGALFWDLKHKMFFWQLYTTVRLDSPMSWGAWTLMAITPLSFIWVASYMKELVPGWHWKLEIVNKMEAWVIKQRVAFAWVMMILSIILGVYTGILLSAFNARPLWNTSILGPLFLVSGFSTGLASIIWMSKDEKERKKLGRIDLIFIIIEIFLIIHLFMGFRAGSETAIEAANLFLGGQFTVSFWVFVMVIGLIFPALFETLEIWGMHVPKWLPPVMILFGGFMFRFIMVEAGQITRYLY; translated from the coding sequence ATGAAAGAAGAATTATTTGTAAGCGGACGAAATATACCGAACATTGATCCATACCTTAATATCTGGCACTGGCAAATTCCCCTCTACCTGTTTTTAGGAGGTTTAGCTGCCGGAATTTTATTTTTTGCCGGATTTTATGTGGTACGTGGGAAAGCGGATAAAATGCGTACAACCGTAAAAGTTGCGCCGTTAATTGCGCCTCTGGCTTTAGTAATTGGTTTGGGTGCTTTGTTCTGGGATTTAAAACATAAAATGTTTTTCTGGCAACTATATACAACTGTGCGTCTTGATTCGCCAATGAGTTGGGGAGCATGGACACTGATGGCGATTACACCTTTATCGTTTATTTGGGTGGCCAGTTATATGAAAGAACTGGTGCCAGGCTGGCACTGGAAGCTGGAAATCGTAAATAAAATGGAAGCCTGGGTGATCAAACAGCGCGTTGCCTTTGCCTGGGTAATGATGATTCTGTCGATAATACTGGGTGTGTATACCGGTATTTTATTGTCGGCATTTAATGCACGACCATTGTGGAACACCTCTATTTTGGGACCACTTTTTTTGGTGTCAGGATTTTCAACCGGGCTGGCATCCATAATCTGGATGAGTAAAGATGAAAAGGAGCGGAAGAAATTAGGTCGCATCGATTTGATATTCATTATTATTGAGATCTTCCTGATAATTCACCTGTTTATGGGCTTTCGAGCCGGATCGGAAACAGCCATCGAAGCCGCGAACTTATTCCTTGGCGGACAATTTACTGTAAGTTTCTGGGTGTTTGTAATGGTAATTGGTTTGATTTTTCCGGCCTTATTTGAGACTTTAGAAATTTGGGGAATGCATGTACCAAAATGGTTACCTCCGGTAATGATTTTATTTGGTGGTTTTATGTTCCGTTTTATTATGGTTGAAGCCGGCCAAATTACACGTTACCTCTATTAA
- a CDS encoding molybdenum cofactor guanylyltransferase, with protein MQITTIILAGGKSKRMGTDKALLELDGLTLLERAINLCKPFSSELLISSNHESHTTFGYSVIEDEIKNCGPMGGIYSGLKQSNSDWNLILSVDAAFVDEPFLQFLLKESGDFDAVVPFTEKGAEPLIALYNKGILPVMENQLKSGDYRMQNLLKESKTNWFDAGKLLEENKRLFNNLNRPEDL; from the coding sequence ATGCAAATTACCACAATAATTCTTGCCGGCGGGAAAAGCAAACGAATGGGCACCGACAAAGCATTGTTAGAGCTTGATGGGCTTACGCTGCTTGAACGGGCAATAAACCTGTGTAAGCCTTTTTCTTCGGAGCTGCTGATCAGTTCAAATCATGAGTCGCACACAACTTTTGGCTACTCTGTTATTGAGGACGAGATTAAAAACTGTGGACCGATGGGCGGAATTTATTCCGGGTTAAAACAGTCGAATAGCGATTGGAACCTTATTTTAAGTGTTGATGCGGCTTTTGTAGATGAGCCTTTTTTGCAGTTTCTTTTAAAAGAATCAGGCGATTTTGATGCGGTAGTTCCGTTTACCGAGAAAGGAGCTGAGCCGCTAATTGCACTTTATAACAAAGGTATTCTGCCTGTAATGGAAAATCAACTTAAATCGGGTGATTACAGAATGCAAAATCTACTAAAAGAGTCGAAAACAAACTGGTTCGATGCCGGCAAGTTGTTAGAAGAGAATAAACGTTTATTTAATAACTTAAACCGCCCGGAGGACCTTTAA
- a CDS encoding Rieske (2Fe-2S) protein, whose amino-acid sequence MNTKNRRIFLKVVAAGFVSFFAFIWNKLTLQHIATSGAEEASVPLNRNREVQFFDKYIIVNSANQTRVFSSHCSHLGCKIDKMENDKLVCPCHGSEYNLQGQVIKGPAYKNLTILDSSVSDDGKSITIKG is encoded by the coding sequence ATGAACACCAAAAATCGAAGAATTTTTTTGAAAGTAGTGGCGGCAGGATTTGTTTCGTTTTTTGCATTCATTTGGAATAAATTAACGCTCCAACATATTGCAACTTCCGGTGCAGAAGAAGCGTCAGTTCCGCTGAACAGGAACAGGGAAGTGCAGTTTTTCGACAAATACATTATTGTAAATTCAGCTAATCAAACAAGGGTTTTTTCATCGCATTGCAGCCACCTGGGATGTAAAATTGATAAAATGGAAAATGACAAATTAGTGTGTCCTTGTCATGGTTCGGAATACAATCTGCAAGGACAGGTTATTAAAGGACCGGCATATAAAAACCTTACAATACTCGACTCATCGGTTTCCGACGACGGGAAATCAATAACAATTAAAGGATAA
- a CDS encoding molybdopterin-dependent oxidoreductase, with the protein MKTRRDFIKISTAGAGAAAISFKAFGSKGFGLFESKTEGPVSDEDLTPYPTYCEVCFWKCAAWAYVDKSGTIRKVVGNKNDPHCNGRLCPRGTGGVGMVYDEDRLKTPLIRDTRKDGTQYFREATWDEALDKVADKMKEVKEKYGPEAFGLFNHGTPGGQFHHLLRAYGSESNAEPAFANCRGPRMSAYFSTFGAYVGSPECTDIRDTKCLVLIGSHLGENMHNSQVQEMSDAIDNGATIITVDPRFSTAAAHSNHWLPIKPSTDIALLMAWIHVLIYEGLYDKDYVEQYTFGLDYLKDHVKNMTPEWAYGITTIEPEEIRRTARAMADAAPAVIIHPGRHVVWYGDDTQRGRAMAILTALLGSWGKRGGLYFPEGVSVPAYPHPHFPEPKWTWKDWNEDRYPLATMGITTEALKASIPRYNYKHQLKAWLVAGTNLPLSMPDKRLFKEAADSVEFIAVMDTMPMDITGYADVVFPEATYLERYDVIRSAANREPNIALRMPAIEPKYDSKPGWWIAKQIGERLGLHDYFNYDDYSEVIDWQLKQLGTSLEEMKKIGIKKFPRKSGPLYLGDGEEFDFNTTTGKIELYSVDFADHGFDAIPKYTKHPEPPQNFYRLIYGRAPMHTFSRTSNNPNLSDLMSENSVWVNPKVADLWGLKNGQEVWLKNQDDAITSFPVKVRVTERIRWDSVYMVHGFGHKNKKLSRAFGKGAADTEMITNVAVDPIMGGTGMRGNFITFLTEDPALEEKEVKA; encoded by the coding sequence ATGAAGACAAGACGGGATTTTATCAAAATTTCAACTGCCGGTGCCGGAGCTGCAGCCATAAGTTTTAAAGCTTTTGGATCAAAAGGTTTCGGGCTCTTCGAATCGAAGACGGAAGGTCCGGTAAGTGATGAGGATCTTACTCCGTATCCAACTTATTGCGAAGTATGTTTTTGGAAATGTGCTGCGTGGGCTTATGTCGACAAAAGCGGAACAATACGAAAGGTTGTTGGTAATAAGAACGATCCGCATTGTAACGGTCGTTTGTGTCCGCGAGGTACGGGCGGTGTTGGTATGGTTTACGATGAAGATCGTTTAAAAACACCGCTGATAAGAGATACGCGTAAGGATGGAACTCAGTATTTCAGAGAAGCTACCTGGGATGAGGCGCTGGATAAAGTTGCCGATAAAATGAAGGAAGTGAAAGAGAAATACGGTCCTGAAGCTTTTGGTTTATTTAATCACGGAACTCCCGGTGGTCAATTCCACCACTTGTTACGTGCATATGGTTCGGAAAGTAATGCCGAGCCTGCGTTTGCCAATTGTCGTGGTCCTCGTATGTCGGCTTATTTTTCAACTTTTGGTGCTTATGTAGGTTCGCCTGAATGTACCGATATCAGAGATACCAAGTGTTTGGTGTTAATTGGTTCGCACCTGGGCGAGAATATGCACAATTCGCAGGTGCAGGAAATGTCGGATGCCATTGATAACGGCGCTACCATTATTACGGTTGATCCGCGTTTTTCAACGGCAGCAGCGCATTCAAATCACTGGTTGCCAATCAAACCGTCAACCGATATTGCTTTGTTAATGGCATGGATTCATGTGCTGATTTACGAAGGTTTATACGATAAAGATTACGTTGAGCAATATACATTTGGTCTTGATTATTTAAAAGATCATGTAAAAAATATGACTCCGGAGTGGGCTTATGGCATCACAACCATCGAGCCTGAAGAAATAAGAAGAACTGCACGTGCGATGGCTGATGCAGCTCCTGCGGTAATTATTCATCCGGGACGCCACGTGGTTTGGTACGGCGATGATACACAACGCGGTCGTGCCATGGCAATTCTAACTGCCTTGTTAGGCTCATGGGGTAAACGCGGAGGATTATATTTCCCGGAAGGCGTTTCTGTTCCTGCTTACCCACACCCGCATTTCCCGGAACCAAAATGGACCTGGAAAGACTGGAATGAAGACAGGTACCCGCTGGCAACAATGGGAATTACTACCGAGGCTTTAAAAGCGTCTATTCCAAGATACAATTATAAACACCAGCTAAAAGCATGGTTGGTGGCCGGTACAAACCTGCCGCTGTCGATGCCGGATAAACGGTTGTTTAAAGAAGCTGCTGATTCTGTTGAGTTCATCGCAGTTATGGATACCATGCCAATGGATATTACCGGTTATGCCGATGTGGTTTTCCCGGAAGCAACTTATCTCGAGCGCTACGATGTAATTCGTTCGGCAGCTAACCGCGAGCCAAATATTGCATTGCGTATGCCGGCTATCGAACCAAAATACGATTCGAAACCGGGCTGGTGGATTGCCAAACAAATTGGCGAACGTTTGGGCTTGCACGATTATTTTAACTACGATGATTATTCAGAAGTAATCGACTGGCAGTTAAAACAGCTGGGAACCTCGTTGGAAGAAATGAAGAAAATTGGGATTAAGAAATTCCCAAGGAAGAGTGGACCATTATATTTAGGAGATGGCGAAGAATTCGATTTCAATACCACAACAGGAAAAATTGAGCTATATTCAGTTGATTTTGCCGACCACGGTTTTGATGCGATTCCAAAGTATACGAAACATCCTGAACCACCTCAGAATTTCTACCGTTTGATTTATGGTCGTGCGCCAATGCATACCTTCAGTCGTACATCGAACAACCCGAATTTATCCGACCTGATGAGTGAGAACAGCGTTTGGGTAAATCCAAAAGTTGCCGACTTGTGGGGACTTAAAAACGGGCAGGAAGTGTGGTTGAAAAACCAGGACGATGCCATCACGTCGTTTCCTGTTAAAGTTAGGGTAACCGAAAGAATTCGCTGGGATTCGGTGTATATGGTTCACGGATTTGGACATAAAAACAAAAAACTCTCGAGGGCTTTTGGAAAAGGAGCTGCCGATACCGAAATGATAACCAATGTTGCCGTTGACCCGATTATGGGTGGTACCGGAATGAGAGGAAACTTTATAACATTTTTAACAGAAGATCCTGCACTGGAAGAAAAGGAGGTTAAAGCATGA